Proteins from one Bdellovibrio svalbardensis genomic window:
- a CDS encoding glycoside hydrolase family 113, producing MRTWIAIFMIFLMTAPTQGHASADIAFNVITYWPLGFRTDDSPQGLRVKRLLAKMHSLGANMVIFNFRGKMITGRSSDIYSYVPEDLQEQEEALLKQTIRYAKDLGMKIAFRPILLVVGPQDEFPFVENGYTWWHGNIRPDNPSEWFDHFFNYHKRYMKIAREVGASWYSIGAEMHSLTSGLGSRDPSWRFGFPELWVDFVAKARNVLGPDVEITYGANYTDQYVLEEGQKTWGGEFAQWYHDLTFLTRTPEEIFHQEQMRTFWRSLDFVGLDYYRALGSATTDYPSGYSELVGVLSKNPMSYAQNLNDMLSNLDETLGIRSRLAVQEVGYRSVEKCFVAPYLYEDDHTPINYEHQAAAWEALLQAMWEPQWPWMQGIGIWQVLVDDDSDMSVNGGFSPLGKSPAENVLKNFFTPKTAPQ from the coding sequence ATGAGAACATGGATAGCTATTTTCATGATCTTTCTAATGACAGCCCCCACTCAGGGGCATGCTTCTGCTGATATTGCCTTCAATGTTATCACCTATTGGCCCTTGGGATTCCGTACCGACGACAGCCCCCAAGGATTGCGCGTAAAGCGCCTGCTCGCGAAGATGCATTCTCTGGGTGCCAATATGGTGATCTTCAATTTCCGTGGAAAAATGATCACGGGAAGAAGCTCGGATATTTATTCCTATGTACCGGAAGACTTGCAAGAACAAGAGGAAGCTCTTCTGAAACAGACGATTCGCTACGCTAAGGATTTGGGAATGAAAATAGCTTTTCGTCCGATCCTGCTCGTCGTGGGACCTCAAGATGAATTCCCTTTTGTTGAAAATGGCTATACCTGGTGGCATGGCAATATACGTCCTGACAATCCGTCAGAATGGTTTGATCACTTCTTTAACTACCACAAGCGGTACATGAAGATCGCCCGCGAAGTTGGGGCCTCTTGGTATTCCATTGGAGCAGAAATGCATTCTTTAACATCAGGATTGGGCAGTCGCGATCCATCATGGCGTTTCGGATTTCCAGAACTGTGGGTGGATTTCGTCGCCAAAGCCAGAAATGTCCTAGGACCCGATGTGGAAATTACCTACGGCGCGAATTACACGGACCAGTATGTCCTGGAAGAAGGGCAAAAGACTTGGGGTGGAGAATTTGCGCAGTGGTATCACGATCTCACTTTCCTGACGAGAACTCCCGAGGAGATTTTTCATCAAGAGCAAATGCGAACTTTCTGGCGCTCTTTGGATTTTGTTGGACTGGACTACTACCGTGCCCTGGGCAGCGCCACCACCGACTACCCCAGTGGCTACTCGGAACTTGTCGGAGTGCTCAGTAAAAATCCAATGTCCTATGCACAAAACCTCAACGACATGCTCAGCAATCTGGATGAGACACTAGGAATCCGCAGCCGCTTGGCTGTGCAGGAAGTTGGATATCGCAGTGTTGAAAAATGCTTTGTCGCTCCCTATTTATACGAAGATGATCACACTCCCATCAACTATGAACATCAGGCGGCCGCGTGGGAGGCTTTACTGCAAGCCATGTGGGAGCCACAATGGCCTTGGATGCAAGGAATTGGAATTTGGCAAGTTCTTGTCGACGATGACTCTGACATGTCAGTGAACGGAGGATTTTCACCTCTTGGAAAATCCCCCGCTGAGAATGTGCTTAAGAATTTCTTTACCCCTAAGACTGCGCCCCAATAG